The window TTATGACTCAGTGTTTTAGTTTtgattaatataatattatattttggtttaattCTGGTTATGTCTTCTGTAGattttctagttcttaggttttggttcCTGTGCTCGATCTGTTCAGTGTCTAGTCTGTCTCTGTGCCTGTCCTAGTCCCAAGTCTCCTGTCTACCCCTCGCCGTCCTTATGTTCCCTCTGTACCGTGTCAGTATTGTCATAGTGTGAAGCTCgtgtctctgagtctgtgtccGTGCGTTCtgtctcatttcctgttttactttgatagtctccaCCACCCTTGTCCAGGGAAGGGTGTAGAGAGCCATATATATTAAAGGAAGCACATGGCTGTCTACACCAACTTTTGCGTTACAGTGAATCCAGCAATGTGCTTCCTCTAATGCACATGGAATAGCACACTACTAAATCCACCAGCCAATGAGGAACTCGCCAGGAGGCACACTAAGGTTCAAACAATCCTCCTTTATCCCACCCTCCTTCTGGGTACAAGCCAAAGTCTTCTGTGCTTATGTTTATATGTGCTCTCTCTGCCAtagtaaaaaaatttttttcaaGTTCtccagtctttctttttttttatcattatctTATGTTACATCTTGCATGAGCTAACCAGTACTGTATCACTGAGAAGGAAACTTAATTCTGGAATGAACTGGACCTGCTGGATTATCGTAGGGTCTTTACCTAGtaaaataaagcaccttgaggcagctAAGAATGCAGAATGCAagatattcaaataaattaaataaataaatacatgaagtaaataataattccaagaaatccagtGGCTGATTCTTGAAACATTTTAGTTATATCTGGCCTTGctgagtttgtgttttggtCTGGGCTCAGATACTATGCCTGTCCCAGAGTATCGGAATaaaatttttttgttgttgccgctCTCACCAACAGAAAAGCAGGGCTGACATATTTCCAGCACAGCCTCCAGTAGAGTCCTGGCTTGAAGCCCATCATTCGCTCAATATCTTCACTGAAGCGATCCACACCTGGGGCAGGCATAAAAAGTTAAACAGCAAAGGTTACTAATCAGTGTAGGCTTCAGCCAGCTCTTTGTGCCAAGCATGCAGTCTCACTGGACACAAGGAAAAAATGCAACATGGTCTACACCCTCATAGTCCACTGTTATTTTTCATGAGTTACCTGAGATAATCTAAACCTGACATAACCCATCAAGCATCTTATTCACATCATTACTTCAAAGAAATTACCATGTTGTTATCAACATTTTTCTGCCTCCCTAggggatttttgtttgtttgtataaaaCCCTTGATTTCTCTTATTTtaatctatctatatctatgcAGTTTTGTTATTAGTTATTCAGTCTTGGACTTGTTTAATtcactcttctctctccctctccgcCTCTGTGTAGCTCTCTAAATCAGCGGTCCCTaacccccaggccaccccgtgagtcgtttggtaccgggccgcgagagttgaggctcaggtgtgaaatatatggttttcagggtttttatcggtttttatcgttatttttttaatcatttttatcatttacttggtttccctgggtcttttaaCATGTGTTATGaacaaatattcttttttttttggtaccggtaatggttttattttggtttactTATctgtgacaccttaaaggctggtccgtgaaaatattgttggacataaactgatgcgtggcacaaaaaaggttgggaaccactgctctaaATGACACTTTTAAGTCAagtcctgatcaaaagtttaagaccacttgaaaaaatcatattttgcatggttggatcttaacaaagTTTCAAGttgagcttcaacatgcaacaagaagaaatgggagtgtgacaaaacatatttttgagcatgcaatttattgaaaacaacacttaaactgaaacaggctgttttatagctgatcaaaagtttaggactgCACCTCCAAAAAAAACCATAAGCCCACcctaaaacaaaaaatgaaccCAGTAATGAGTAGTTCCACCATTATTGTTGATCACTTCGTTGCAGCATGCTTGATGCAAGCATTTCCATGaggtgagtgggaacatttctccaagaTGGCACGAAGGGCATCTACTGTCTGGAACTAttgtccatttttgtaaacttCCCTTGCCATCCATCCCCAAAGGTTCTCAGCTGGATTTAGATCAGAGGAACACGCAGGATGGTCCAGAAGAGTAATATTATTCTCCTGGAATAACATCACTCTGTGTCCTGGGGGCATTGTGTATTTTAGccttgtcctgttgaaaaacccagtcgTTAACACACAGACGAGGGCCCTGAGTCATGAGagatgctctctgcaacatctggacatagccagtGGCAGTTTGAGGCCCCTGCACCTCCTAAAGCTccattgttccactgaaggaaaaagcacccTAGACCATTATGGCACCCCCTCCACTGTGGCACGtagaaaacatctcaggtgggatctgcttgtcatgccagcaacgttggaaaccatcaggaccatcaaggttaatttttttctcatcagagaataaaactttcttccGCCTTTCAATGTCCCATGTTTGGTGCTCTCTTGCAAAGTCCAAATGGTCAGTTCTGTGGTTTTCAAGTAGGTGAGgccttttgtttttgaagcccttcagtctTAGATGCCATCTCATGATGACTGTTTTTGTTCCACAACCCTCAGGATCATTTAAACGACTGTCTTACTGCGTCCCACCTCATCAGCGATGGCACACTGCGAGAGACcctgcttatgcagttcaacaacccGACCACGTTCATAAAGGGAAAagttttttgcctttgccatcagaacgtattgacagtgtgactacctgacagaaaatgacaacgaatccacatttttgcacagatttggccttttaaaggcatgtggtcctaaactttagcagtaaaacagcctgtttcagtttaagcgttgttttcaataaattgcaggttcaaaaaatgttttgtctcactcccatttcttcttgttgcatgttgaagctctacttggaaccttatTAAGACCcaacatgcaaaatatgattttttcaagtggtcttaaacttttgatcagacTGTATGTCATCTTGTTCATCCCTGTGCTGCAATagtgcaaaatacaaaaaatgcaAACGGGATATGTGTTCCACTAAAGCAAAACTAATCACTAAACTTAATTTTCTGCTTGTAGTTCTTCTCTTGCTCAACCTATGACAGACTGTCTGCTTTTTTCACTATTCAAATTTCTGTCTTTGATTATTcttatccatccattctcttctgctaaTCCAATTCAGGTTTAAGGGAGAGAGAACCACTGAGTTTTGAATTGATTTGCAGAGATCATTTCCTCAAAGGAGACAAGTGGACCAATTCTATACCATCCTAAAAGGATTTTATGGGATAAATGTTCATCCTCCTACTTTAATTTATCACCTATCTGTATAATATAGATAAATATACAGATATACAGATAAATAACCTAACAGAATAGCAAATATTAAAGGATGCAATGGGCAGTGGTGAATATCTTACCATAAAACCACGACACTCCAATGGCCTCGATCAACACACCAAAGAGTATTGAAGTCCCTGCTGCATACTCATCTAACAAAGTCACGACATAGATTCCACCCTATAAAGTGGGAAAGAACCATAATTTAGAGTGTATGCCATATAtaactgttttactttgaagataATGTATCTGGTGAAATCAGCCAACAAGTGTCCCTGCACCTAAATGAACTAATAAACGGCATATGCTAATTTTGCACTAAAAGAGTATTTAAAGTTGAGTTTGTGGAGTTAGCATCTCAAAGGATGATATTCCATGCACATTTGACCTTAATAAATCTTTGATTTGTCTCTTGAGTGGTTCAGTCTGTTTCCTTTCTCATGGATAAGCCAAAAGAAAGGCATCATTCACTTTACTGATCTGATAAAGGGAATAAACCATGTGATTCACTAACATAATTTCATCCTGTCTCCAAAGTTTATATTTCCACAGTTAGCATGAATTTTACCTTGCTGGTGATACCAAGTGAATGAAAACCTAATATTGgctttaattaaattatgatttgTTATCAGAGCACATTTGATCTTATTCTTTGAGTTTGTTTCGTGATGGCATAAAGTCATGAGACTTGAGTCACTTGCATTTTAAATGTCAGCTGTGTTTTACACAGCAAACGTTGAACATtacaaaagtaaaatatttaaaacaatatttacTATTTAGATATTCACGAATAAGTAAATAAGCAGATAAACAACCAATGATACTGACGTTGGTAATGCAGAGCAGAGCAACCAGGAAGGTTCCAAAAGCTGTAGCGAAGGTGAAAAGCTTTCGGTTTCTTTTGAGAATCTTAAAGTCGTCTGACAGGCCTGTGAGAACTGCCTCCATGCCACCCATCTGGgaggggacacacacacacaaagagacacaAGACACTCAGAGCTGAATCTGAACTGTAAGTGAACTCCAATGGAAATCGTACAGTCACAGATTTGCAGTTTTAGTCAATACTGTTATGACAGTGTTTTAGCTCAAATAGGTACTTTAGCAGAAAAACCTTAGTGAAATGTGTGCATACCACATAAAAGCATGGCGATGCATATGATATATTATAGAATAATTGGAAATGCTCAATCTGTACAATATTTTGATGCGCAATTGTGAAATAGCCATCCTGCTAGTGaaactgatcacagccacagaaacagcaatttgAAACAACATTAATGCAGatgtggaagcagagcaactacggatgaaagtttcggcctgtctcagcaacgcaagcccccagcatccaacatcagcatggaggagaggaaggcactcacatcatttagtaatgacaacaacattatcatccttccagcagacaagggtaggtgcacggttttgctaaaccagaaagactatcatgagaaaattttgtcactgctcagtgataaaaatacttatgagcccctgaaatgagacccaggaagtggttacaggaagagggtgatagactgtctgaagcagtcaGAACAAGACAATGTTATTGACcagacctcataccacaggctataCCTAGGAGAagctacaccaagtctgtatggtttaccgaagaTTGAtaaacagggtgcacctttaagaccaattgtctgtatgatcaactcagtcacctataacatctcaaagtttctggcttcgatcctcaacgcgttggtaggcagctctgaacaccacatccagaacacgttggattttgttgagaaggtgagtgaagtcattatggaggcagatgaaaccatggtctcgtatgatgttacatctctcttcactctCATCGCACTCAcagaagcgttggaggtagtttgTAAGAGAGTACAGgatgaccccaacctcagcaacaggaccactctcagcatcgaccaagtgtgtttgcttttggaactgtgccttaattccacctacttcacatacaagggtcagttctacaggcagaaacatgggtgtgccttGGGTTCCCCAGTTTCATCCATCATGGCCAATTGGTACATgtaagaagtggaaaagagggctttgctatcctaccctggaacaccaccaagccattggttcagatatgtggatgacacctgggtgaaaatcaaatctcaggacgtactacatttcacggatcacattaactcggtggaccaacacatcaaattcactagggaggatatgaaaagtggcaggttagccttcttagactttgagatttccatcagtaatgggggacatctaaaagctgatgtgtaccgtaaacctacacatatggatcagtatttaaggtttgactcccatcatccactggagcataaactgggtgtcattgGGACGCTACAatacagagcgaacaccatccccacagacacagtggccagggaagcagaagaacatcatatCAAGAAgaccctgagtaaatgtggttatcccagctgggcATTTGTCGAAGCTGGgaagtgtacgctgttaagtgccaggggGATTGCCAGggtttatacatcggggaaaccaaacaacctctggcgaagcggatggcacaacatagaagagccacctcgtcaggccaggactccgcagtttatttacaccttcAGGCCAGTGGACAGtttttcaatgatgaggatgtacacatcttagacagggaggaacgctggtttgagcgcggagtcaaggaggccatttacatgaaatgggaaagagagaagaaatcgaggagggggcctaagggcacatctttcgccatcttacaatgctgtgattgcagccattccccaactctctgtgaatggtactgatggccattgatcagtggtctttgatcaatgagctttgatcagtggtggttgatcaatggtcatgagaatttgcatattaatgatcaaggaactgacctcccagcccattgttccttcagtggcgCTAGTtccagtcattatgcaaatgtactgtttataagattggggaaacctgcagtcagctgagactgaagaagtaacTTGGATGAgcgacaaaacgtttctcccactgaaagtgttacgtccagatgaacagaatcaacttttggggactCTGTCCTAAGATTAGCGTGGTATACAGGAATACAGATCATCTTTAAATACGTTAATAACATCCAAAATATAAACTTTAGGTATTTGGTATGACTGACAGTCTTGATGACTTACAATGTAAGAGCTTTACTATGCAAGAATTCATTAGGTCATAGTGTAACAATATTTCTATTAATATTTATGCTTGTAGTAGTTAATTATCTGTGcttattttattcattcattttattattattatgtttctgttcttttaCTGGCATGTTGTTCACTAAAAACAAACCATACACAAGGTCTGCAAATTATGACACCCAAAGCTGTACATACACTACGCTAGTTTCCTTTTGATTCAAATGTAAcaacatttaatgttttttatgttttgtggcAATAATGAAtctaatgaaataaataaaaatactgttatactgtttaatatttttattatatatccTTATCTGATCTACACAATAAGTGATTGGATAGATAAGTTAATAAGTTAAGTAAGTTAATACTTAAGTGCATTTGCTTATAAAAAGGGTAAAATCAAATAATCATTTGTTTATGTATCAGCTTAGTGAATCAGACGAAACCTTACGTACTTTAACTTGTACTAAAGAAACGTGGCCTCTGAATATGGTGTGAGTGGAGCTCTATTGATCCTTAATGTCTCTTTTTGGTGCATTTTCTCAAAGTGCAGATTATTTTCACTATTTtctctcttaaaaaataatttctcgTTCTACATACATATTCACGTATTTCAGCTGTAATGTTCAACTCACAACTGCTATCTTATTTTTGTCTTTGGGCTTTTATATATGTTTACAACATGAAATATTTATTGTACTTGTATAACATGTGAGCAATTATCTACttatacataaaatataaagataatttGAAAAGAGCTGTTCATAAAAAAGAGCTCCACTTTGAGGTGTAAGGATATTAATTTGGTCTAAGGAGCTGCTGTAATAGTTGGTAGTACTTACTGCGCTGTCAATGCCTAAAGTCAGCAACATGATGAAGAACACAATCGCCCAAAATGTTGAGCCTAGAAGTGTTGAGATTGCTTCAGGGTAGATTACAAACACCAGACCTGGACCTGtatataaaacaaacatttcagtaTTTCTGTATGTATCTATGTGTATTCAGTATTAAGTACAGACGATTGAATACTGTATCATTTATTCCAAAGTTAAAAATCACATATAAAAAGCACTACAGTAATATAGGTTAGTTAGTAATATCAGTATTACTAATGCTTTTATTGGTCACATGTGAAAATCCAAAAACCTACCCTCTGTTGCCACATCTTTTACCTCCACCCCATGTTTTTTAGCCATATATCCGAGCACAGAGAAGATGGCAAACCCCGAGAAGAAACTGGTAACGCAGTTCACAGTGCTGGTCAAGAGAGCATCCCTAGATTAAGAAAgcacatgcaaaaataaaaagttaagaaggaacagttttctttttttctgtatacCTTCTATTTTTAAAAGTGCCAGCTATCTGACCTTTTCGATCTTTATAGtacaattaattaatttacaTCTATATAGTTAATCAGCATGTGAGCCTGTGCATCTTCATTTAATAAGACAAATTAACACAGTCATTTTAGACACATAGTTTATTAATAGTTATACTGATTACACAAATATTATCAGACAAATAATCTGACTAATGCAAATAGCTCAATTTTTAAATGGAACTGCCCTGTTTTAATATTATATTTCCTATTATTTCAGTAAGAGTTTCCTGATCATTTTAAGCTGTATTCATTTTTCATAGTAACTTCATattccatatttttattaaaaatgattaGGTTAAATTTTAGTCACCAGGacttttatctatttatttaattaactcTATGTTCGCTACTTAGgtggtgttttctttctttcttttttgctttgtttcttttagttgTGAGAGAAGAAATACCTTGTGTAggatttttctgtctctgttggTATTCAAACAAAATTCTTTCCAACTTTGCTTGTTCTTCCAGGCTACTGCCTTTCAAATAGTTCAAATCTATTCATTTGCCACTAAAGACTTAATGAAAATTCCACCTGCCAGCAATCAAATCACATTTCTAAATGGGACATGAGAGGAGGAAGGCAAAAGAGGCCTAGTTTGGGGTTTAGCAAACGTGAATAAATGAGAGAGGACAGAAGAGCAGGGACCACAATGCATATACCACATTGTACAGATTTAGCTCGGAGGCCTCTGTGAGGACTCTTTGCATTATTTAATATCCACTTATTTGATAATATAAgcagttaataataataatcacttattttagctattttagctAAGTATTTTGTGCAACTGTTTTACAAAAATCAAGAGTTGTCTGCCTGTTACACTAAGCAGAAaacgttctctctctctctctagacCGTAACACCATAGGTCAAACACCTCATTTGCCGCCAGCATTTCCCTGTAATAGGACAACTACAACCTATTTATGTGGGAAAGATTAGTCAAGTCTCCAACCAGATTTCCTATGTTTCCTGAGGAAAAGCAGCATTTAAACAGACCAGTGAACATACAGCCTTTGGCTATTACTTGGCAGCTCTTCCTGGCCTGTACTTTATCTGCTCTGCTAACACCTGGTCATTGGGCTACGTTAGACAGATCAAGATCACCTCTGCAGCATAATCCAattaacagctgaaaaaaagggCAGCCTAAAAGTAGCAGGATCTAGTTTGCAATGGGCTTATTTTGAGATTATCAGAAATACAATGCAAACCCTTACCTGTAACAGTTGTTGTCAAATTTGTTGTAACTAGCAAATGCAATGAGCACACCAAATCCTGCACCCAGCGAGTAGAATATCTGTGTTGCAGCATCAATCCACACCTATGCCAAAAGTAACAAGAAAATGAGTCAATTCCTAAAGAGAGGGTTCCCACCTAAAATGCCACACAGCCATAGGCTGGCGTAAATACGCTAACTTTCATTACTTCCCTGAATATCAtctttgaaaaaacaaatcattGTCTACCTGTACCTTTTTATTAATCAGCCAGGAACACGAGGCTCTATTTTATAAAACATTTCAGGTACATTATTTATGGATGTTGCGCAAATGTTTTGCAAAACATAAATATCAACACTTACACACATACATGAGCTCAGACAGTGGAAGATTGTGACTCAAGACTGTGTGTATAGAGCACATTCATTCATATACTGTACATTCATTCAGTCTGGGAGGCACTAATGAAATTTAGCATTTAACCCTAAGCATGACATACTCCACCCACTACATAACAGTAACTCAGAAAGGGGGCTGTGTAAATCGACTTAGACACTGAcatgattgtttttttgtttgtttttttgcagcagATTAAGTAATGCACCTGAGAGTTTCATGACCTAACTCCTAACAACAACTCAATAACAACTCAgcatctgcaaaaagcacaaAAGTGTAAATCTGCATAGCACTGAAACAGGGAATTTCTCTATCTCTGACCTCTGGGTCGCTGAGTCGATTGAAATCAATGGAGAGGTATTGTTTGATGCCCTTCATAGACCCATCTAAAGTTATGCCTCGGATCAGCAGCACAAAAAGGACCACATAGGGCATTGTAGCTGTAATGTACACCACCTGAGTAGAGAACAAACAGATAAAGGAAAAGGAAATcctattttcctttttctcaaTAAAAACATATCCAATGCAATGAACTGTGGATGTGAACAATCATTGCACTTGGATTGGATACAGTTAGTATGAAATGATTCAGGCTGAGAAAACTGTTTGTTGATCCATGGCTGTACCTTGCCGGAAGACTTGACACCTTTCCACAGGCTGAAGTACAGGATGAAGACTACCACAACCAGGCACAAAACCAACTGCCAGCGAGGCCAGCCCAGGTCCTCGATACCACTACTTTCATGAAGATTCAACACACCCCGTCTGCAAAAGATGATAGATAGCACTATATCATGACACCAAGTGGGCTTTTCTTCCACCTTTTCATGCAGTCTATACTTCCATTCAAACTATTTTTAGTATTTCACAAGCTATTTTTGAAGAATTATACAGCATTGTTGGTAAATAACAAAGCCATAAATCATATATCTATTAAAAATTATACAAAACACGCATGCTATATATCAATATAAACTGTCATGTAACACTCCTTTTAGCATAAGTTGCCACAGATAAGGAATCTCAaattcatttatgtatttatttactcatttatttttatttactcatttatttatttatttatttaacattgcAGCTATATCTTACCAGACATGCCTTTTGATGAATAAGCCCACTCATTTTATACAACAGTTTTGGTAGTCTTAAAAATAGTAAGTGAACAAATAGGTAAAAACGGAAGACAGCGTGTGAGACAAATGGGTCCCAACATTCTCAACTAGTAGCTGAAGGTTTCCTCAGTTTGTCACTTAACAAAGTTAAGGGATGAAAGTTGTttgaaattgaaagaaaaaagcatTTCATTTCCAGGCTTTTCAAGTGAATTAACTGCTTTCCTTTGTCACCCAACTGCACACAAATGCTTTGAAACTGTCAATAAAGACCTATGGTATTGTTCCACTTTTATAAGGCTATTCCTCAAGCCAAACGCTACTGTAAGATCGGGGTTCAAAGATTCAAGTGCAGTGTTATGACATaatgaaacaaagaaagacaaatggCATCTCTTCCTTCCCTATCTACAGTAAATATTGTTTTCATCTGCTAGGCCATTCTTTGAATG is drawn from Oreochromis aureus strain Israel breed Guangdong linkage group 1, ZZ_aureus, whole genome shotgun sequence and contains these coding sequences:
- the slc6a2 gene encoding sodium-dependent noradrenaline transporter, translated to MNIQVMPEHKLSSVAPMKQCNVEKKEVELILVKDQNGVQYTNSSIIPTNGSRVGPPGSSSEDNRETWGKKIDFLLSVIGFAVDLANVWRFPYLCYKNGGGAFLIPYILFLFIAGMPLFYMELALGQYNREGAATVWKICPVFKGVGYTVILIALYVGFYYNVIIAWSLHYLFSSMTTELPWLRCGNSWNSVNCTEFNGSLPENGTSYAKYKHTPAAEYYERGVLNLHESSGIEDLGWPRWQLVLCLVVVVFILYFSLWKGVKSSGKVVYITATMPYVVLFVLLIRGITLDGSMKGIKQYLSIDFNRLSDPEVWIDAATQIFYSLGAGFGVLIAFASYNKFDNNCYRDALLTSTVNCVTSFFSGFAIFSVLGYMAKKHGVEVKDVATEGPGLVFVIYPEAISTLLGSTFWAIVFFIMLLTLGIDSAMGGMEAVLTGLSDDFKILKRNRKLFTFATAFGTFLVALLCITNGGIYVVTLLDEYAAGTSILFGVLIEAIGVSWFYGVDRFSEDIERMMGFKPGLYWRLCWKYVSPAFLLFVVIASAVKRPPLRYDNYVFPEWANQIGWGVAMSSMLMVPFYAIYKFFSLPGTFRERIAYCITPEHEHHMVAEGKVRQFRLRHWLAI